The Allorhodopirellula heiligendammensis genome includes a window with the following:
- a CDS encoding ABC transporter ATP-binding protein, translating to MSVPIETAATPPLLSVRDLKVHFPFRRGSFLKSQKGVIRAVDGISFDIARGETLGLVGESGCGKSTTARAIINLVHPTSGDVRMDGVNIAGMSDAAMLPYRRRIQMVFQDPFASLNPRMTVGGIIGEPLVVHSLARGRDRKLEVLRLMELVGLNPRFLNRYPHEFSGGQRQRIGIARALAVQPDLILCDEPVSALDVSIQAQIINLLMDLQQKLGLSYLFIAHDLAVVRHIATRVGVMYLGRMAELAPAEELYAAPKHPYTEALLSAVPVPDPAVAASRQRIVLSGEVPSPDIYYPGCAFAERCPVKIDRCVVDRPPLPDRPHAAACWVREDAIS from the coding sequence ATGAGCGTTCCGATCGAAACAGCTGCCACGCCGCCACTCTTGAGTGTGCGTGATTTGAAGGTTCATTTTCCGTTTCGGCGTGGGTCCTTTTTGAAATCGCAGAAAGGCGTGATCCGCGCTGTCGATGGTATTTCGTTTGACATCGCGCGGGGTGAGACGCTGGGCTTGGTGGGTGAATCCGGCTGCGGAAAATCGACGACCGCGCGGGCAATCATCAATCTGGTGCATCCTACGAGCGGCGATGTTCGCATGGATGGTGTCAATATCGCGGGCATGTCTGACGCCGCGATGCTGCCATATCGCCGCCGCATCCAAATGGTTTTCCAGGATCCGTTTGCATCCCTGAATCCACGCATGACGGTTGGTGGGATCATCGGTGAACCGCTGGTGGTGCACTCGCTCGCCCGCGGCCGCGACCGGAAATTAGAAGTCCTCCGGCTGATGGAACTGGTAGGCTTGAACCCCCGATTTTTGAATCGGTATCCACATGAGTTCAGCGGCGGGCAGCGGCAGCGCATTGGCATCGCCCGCGCGCTCGCGGTGCAACCGGACCTGATTCTATGTGATGAACCTGTCTCGGCGCTCGATGTATCGATCCAGGCCCAAATTATCAATCTGTTAATGGATCTGCAACAAAAACTCGGACTGTCGTATTTGTTCATCGCGCATGATCTTGCGGTGGTGCGGCATATCGCGACTCGCGTGGGCGTGATGTATCTCGGACGAATGGCCGAATTGGCGCCTGCCGAAGAACTGTACGCAGCCCCCAAACATCCCTATACCGAAGCGTTACTATCCGCCGTGCCTGTTCCCGATCCTGCTGTCGCGGCGTCGCGACAGCGGATTGTGCTCTCCGGCGAAGTCCCGTCGCCGGATATTTACTACCCGGGATGTGCGTTTGCCGAGCGTTGCCCGGTGAAGATTGATCGTTGCGTTGTCGACCGGCCGCCACTGCCTGACCGGCCGCACGCGGCGGCGTGTTGGGTTCGCGAGGATGCGATCTCTTAG
- a CDS encoding DUF1570 domain-containing protein has translation MSTVWQLTLRIAIVAGVGSSIVGGESAWAQGRFPSSPIATEPDTFDPPPSPFGRDSAPEVIELMPEMELPPLSMPLGFRGENERPASPTPPSSPSDPTGQSGGFEVRLGKLYHPNDERLAVRDEQGNRVVGRYLVGSGDSRIVMLPDGRLEAYEAQLTTPTDDPFVPMSMNEIRDRWLADERLSKLGMKSIQSQRFLFLYNTSEPFIRATRTILETMYPAVRKYFQRTKIDTHEPEFPLVVIAFATDDQFQEFKRMPEGVVAYYDSTLNSVSMYEQSQLNRVAPQVAIMNSISTVAHEGVHQILHNIGVQQRLSRWPMWLSEGLPEFFAPTSTGAGAKWKGLGAPNDLRMKEIVDDVRQGRRLGSGKQLERLVQLDVFDSKEYAYSWGVIHWMARKHREELFACIREASRMQPLEFLVESNDAEQNQANPVPPLFENQLGNDYAALERELSVHLSSLHWTDPVENQVHYVVISGSKVIMTSSPETVQEVRKSTLPLRTFRVQSFPNRTSAMRAMQAITR, from the coding sequence ATGAGCACTGTTTGGCAGTTGACGCTGCGTATCGCGATCGTAGCAGGTGTCGGGTCGTCAATCGTCGGCGGCGAGAGTGCATGGGCACAAGGTCGCTTTCCGTCATCTCCCATCGCGACCGAGCCGGACACATTCGACCCGCCACCATCACCCTTTGGCAGAGACTCAGCACCAGAAGTTATCGAACTGATGCCGGAGATGGAGTTGCCGCCATTGAGCATGCCGCTGGGGTTTCGTGGAGAGAACGAGCGTCCCGCCTCGCCGACGCCACCATCATCGCCGTCTGACCCAACTGGCCAATCAGGTGGGTTTGAAGTGCGACTGGGAAAACTTTACCATCCCAATGATGAACGGCTCGCCGTTCGGGACGAGCAAGGCAACCGCGTGGTGGGACGATACCTCGTCGGCAGCGGTGATTCACGTATCGTGATGTTGCCCGATGGACGTTTAGAAGCTTACGAAGCGCAGCTCACCACACCCACCGACGACCCGTTCGTACCAATGTCGATGAATGAGATTCGCGACCGTTGGCTTGCCGACGAACGTTTATCGAAACTCGGAATGAAATCGATTCAGAGCCAACGCTTTCTGTTTCTATATAATACCAGTGAACCGTTCATTCGGGCCACCCGCACGATCCTGGAAACGATGTACCCCGCGGTCCGTAAGTACTTTCAGCGAACCAAGATTGATACTCACGAACCTGAATTTCCCCTGGTCGTAATCGCATTCGCTACCGACGATCAATTCCAGGAATTCAAGCGCATGCCTGAAGGTGTTGTGGCCTACTACGACAGCACCCTTAACAGCGTGTCAATGTATGAACAATCGCAACTCAATCGCGTCGCGCCGCAAGTTGCCATCATGAATTCGATTTCCACCGTCGCTCATGAGGGCGTGCATCAAATCCTGCATAACATTGGTGTTCAGCAACGATTGTCGCGATGGCCGATGTGGTTGAGCGAAGGCCTCCCGGAGTTCTTCGCCCCGACGTCCACCGGTGCAGGTGCGAAGTGGAAGGGACTCGGCGCGCCCAATGATTTGCGAATGAAGGAAATTGTCGACGATGTCAGACAAGGCCGACGATTAGGGAGTGGCAAGCAACTTGAGCGACTCGTCCAACTCGACGTTTTCGACTCGAAAGAGTACGCCTATTCGTGGGGCGTGATCCACTGGATGGCGCGTAAACATCGTGAGGAGTTGTTCGCATGCATTCGCGAGGCGTCGCGTATGCAACCTCTCGAGTTTCTGGTCGAGAGCAACGACGCTGAACAAAATCAAGCCAACCCGGTGCCACCCCTTTTCGAGAATCAGCTTGGTAATGATTACGCGGCATTGGAACGAGAACTCTCTGTACATCTCTCGTCGCTGCACTGGACCGACCCTGTAGAAAATCAAGTCCATTACGTGGTGATCTCAGGCAGCAAGGTCATCATGACGTCCTCGCCCGAAACCGTCCAAGAGGTACGTAAGTCGACCCTGCCGCTACGAACGTTCCGGGTGCAGAGTTTTCCCAACCGGACTTCGGCTATGCGAGCCATGCAAGCGATCACACGCTGA
- a CDS encoding DegT/DnrJ/EryC1/StrS family aminotransferase yields the protein MAQQPPTQPNQAGVPLLDVNRDNGPHREEFIEALTDVLDSGRFLFGPDVTELESELAGYCQVPNAIGCASGSDALLLALMALNIGPGDEVIVPSFTFFASVSCITRLGATPVFADILPGTFNVDPESVESLISPTTKAIIPVHLFGQCAEIDRICQIAGEHNIPVVEDAAQAIGAAYHSRPAGSWGAVGCFSFYPTKNLGGMGDGGMITASDAGLADRLRLFAGHGMRPRYYHQVVGINSRLDTFQAAVLRVKLRYLGDAIDARTEVAARYDRLLQNAGVIGADAITLPVRDENAFHVWNQYALRIGSGRRDELRSYLSERNIGSEIYYPVPMHEQECFQDLEFRHNGLVETERASREVLNLPVFPTLTEAEQRRVVEAIGSFYAAAARAAA from the coding sequence ATGGCCCAACAGCCCCCAACCCAACCTAACCAAGCCGGTGTTCCGCTTCTCGATGTCAACCGCGACAACGGGCCACATCGCGAGGAATTCATCGAAGCGCTGACCGATGTACTCGATAGCGGTCGATTCCTATTCGGACCCGACGTGACTGAACTCGAGAGCGAATTGGCGGGATATTGCCAAGTTCCCAACGCGATCGGCTGTGCCTCGGGCAGTGACGCGTTGCTGCTCGCCTTGATGGCTTTAAATATCGGCCCTGGCGACGAAGTCATCGTACCCTCGTTCACCTTTTTCGCTTCGGTGAGCTGCATCACTCGGCTCGGTGCAACGCCGGTGTTTGCCGACATTCTGCCGGGAACGTTCAATGTGGATCCCGAGTCCGTTGAATCATTGATCAGTCCCACGACCAAGGCCATCATTCCCGTGCACCTATTTGGCCAATGCGCGGAGATCGACCGCATTTGCCAAATCGCGGGAGAGCACAACATTCCTGTTGTGGAAGACGCCGCTCAAGCCATTGGCGCGGCATATCACTCTCGTCCTGCTGGAAGCTGGGGAGCAGTGGGCTGCTTCAGTTTCTATCCGACCAAAAATCTTGGCGGCATGGGCGACGGCGGGATGATTACGGCGAGTGATGCGGGCCTGGCCGATCGCTTGCGGTTGTTTGCCGGCCACGGCATGCGTCCTCGCTACTACCACCAGGTCGTCGGCATCAACAGTCGGCTCGATACGTTCCAAGCCGCTGTACTGCGTGTCAAGCTGCGCTATCTCGGTGACGCCATCGACGCCCGCACAGAAGTCGCCGCACGATATGATCGACTGCTCCAAAATGCTGGCGTGATTGGCGCCGATGCAATCACGCTCCCCGTCCGTGACGAAAACGCTTTCCATGTCTGGAACCAATACGCACTTCGCATTGGAAGCGGACGTCGCGACGAATTGCGTAGCTACCTATCCGAACGCAACATCGGCTCGGAGATCTACTACCCCGTTCCGATGCACGAGCAAGAGTGTTTTCAGGATTTGGAGTTCCGTCACAACGGCTTGGTGGAAACAGAGCGGGCTAGCCGTGAGGTACTCAACCTCCCTGTGTTCCCAACCCTGACAGAAGCCGAACAGCGCCGCGTGGTCGAAGCGATTGGATCGTTCTACGCAGCAGCTGCTCGAGCTGCTGCCTGA
- a CDS encoding ABC transporter permease → MTDLLSYLIRRFAWMLLTVWAVYTLSFLLMRAVPGNPFSSERNVPPAIERQLRARYNLDAPPLTQYTDYLVGIVTRGDLGVSIKLEDYTVNEVLAEGFPVSASLAILALVFAITLGVTAGVVSAVYRGTAGDLALMGSAVLGIAIPNFVLASLAILLFVFWIPIFPAAGWGTLRQVILPALCLGAPVAAYIARLTRAGMLEVLGREHVRTAFAKGLPKRTVILKHVLPGALLPVVSYLGPATASVLTGSLVLEKIFALPGIGSHFIYAATQRDYTLAMGMVLTYTVLLFVMNSLVDLSYAVIDPRVKLQ, encoded by the coding sequence ATGACGGACTTACTGAGCTACTTAATTCGCCGATTCGCATGGATGCTGCTCACGGTGTGGGCGGTGTACACGCTCTCGTTTTTGTTGATGCGTGCCGTCCCAGGCAATCCGTTCAGCAGCGAGCGGAATGTTCCGCCAGCGATCGAGCGACAACTCCGCGCTCGCTACAATCTCGACGCGCCCCCGCTGACTCAGTATACCGATTATCTGGTGGGTATCGTCACACGTGGCGACCTCGGAGTGTCGATCAAGTTAGAGGATTACACTGTCAACGAGGTGCTCGCCGAAGGATTTCCGGTCTCCGCATCTCTGGCCATTTTAGCGTTGGTGTTTGCGATCACGCTCGGAGTGACCGCTGGCGTGGTATCGGCGGTATATCGGGGCACAGCGGGAGATCTTGCGCTGATGGGTTCGGCGGTGCTGGGCATCGCGATCCCCAATTTTGTCCTGGCGTCGTTGGCGATTCTACTGTTTGTATTTTGGATCCCAATCTTTCCTGCTGCGGGCTGGGGAACATTGCGGCAGGTCATCTTGCCAGCTCTCTGCTTGGGAGCGCCCGTGGCGGCGTACATTGCGAGGTTAACACGGGCCGGAATGCTCGAGGTGCTCGGACGCGAGCATGTGCGGACGGCCTTCGCCAAGGGCTTGCCCAAACGCACCGTCATTCTCAAGCACGTGTTGCCGGGTGCTCTATTGCCGGTGGTTTCGTATCTGGGTCCAGCCACCGCGAGCGTGCTGACGGGATCGTTGGTGTTGGAGAAAATCTTCGCCCTGCCCGGCATCGGCAGTCACTTTATCTACGCGGCAACTCAGCGTGACTATACGCTCGCGATGGGGATGGTACTCACGTATACCGTGCTGCTATTTGTGATGAACTCACTCGTTGATCTATCCTACGCCGTCATCGACCCACGGGTGAAGTTGCAATGA
- a CDS encoding TraX family protein: MDTLRGLAIVMMVTDHVAGLLLGHSIVDSPIRLAMRLSMPLFCVLMGYYLPTRETWRARRFAEIAVTAVIVNLVFYPTYGCLDILCSLLIAGVVGVVSGRFFPIFVSAALLYPVDPSDGWPSGGPMDFPLSIVLSFVALGSLHARYGVKWACWIAAALTVFYLPATSLTPGSVSPLLFLFILPATALLALAERFPSVSIPGLQWLGRNPLKSYAVQYYVIFALSYAISRLSG; this comes from the coding sequence ATGGACACGTTGCGTGGGCTGGCGATTGTGATGATGGTCACCGACCATGTGGCTGGACTATTGCTAGGCCATTCGATCGTCGATTCGCCCATCCGTTTAGCAATGCGGCTGTCGATGCCTCTATTTTGCGTGTTGATGGGGTATTACCTGCCAACTCGCGAGACCTGGCGAGCACGTCGGTTTGCTGAGATCGCGGTCACGGCGGTAATCGTCAACCTGGTATTCTACCCCACCTATGGTTGTCTCGACATTCTATGCAGTCTGCTGATTGCCGGCGTGGTCGGCGTTGTCAGCGGACGGTTTTTTCCAATTTTTGTTTCCGCTGCACTGCTCTACCCAGTGGATCCGAGCGATGGTTGGCCCAGTGGCGGACCGATGGATTTTCCACTCTCGATCGTGCTCAGCTTTGTCGCTCTGGGCAGCCTGCATGCTCGCTACGGTGTTAAATGGGCCTGTTGGATCGCAGCCGCATTAACTGTCTTCTATTTACCAGCGACATCGTTAACCCCCGGCAGCGTGTCGCCGCTGCTATTTCTGTTTATTCTGCCGGCTACCGCTCTCCTGGCGTTGGCGGAGCGGTTTCCCTCTGTCTCCATCCCGGGACTGCAGTGGCTGGGTCGGAATCCGTTGAAGTCGTATGCAGTTCAGTACTACGTGATTTTCGCTCTCTCCTATGCCATCTCGAGGCTGTCCGGTTAG
- a CDS encoding ABC transporter permease yields MSESSLPPSRSPGPDEATLAKILQESRKIRGVSLWQDAWRRLRCNRPAMCSLVFLIVLMLAAIFTPLLPLQSPLDKDLNNRRFLPPNTQTVVLGGRDGLKFKDGRLTSQLAHYQAEVAEQRAAILADPDVSNRTQELAKFDARSRLDHPFNQLWNDLGPVAFTMCRIRVAIFGDWTIPSLFGTDKLGRDLLARVFWGSRVSLVVGIVATIVSLVIGVSYGAIAGYFGGVTDAIMMRIVDMLYSIPFIFVVIFLVTFLSEDSVKSRLEYYGIHQITIFYIIIGAIYWLTMSRVVRGQVLSLRHEQFVEAARTIGASPMRIVFRHLVPNTLGVVIVYLTLTIPSVMLFEAFLSFLGLGVAPPDVSLGLLLNDGVEALSIVKLFWWVVAFPGAALALTLFALNFLGDGLRDALDPKMKNRS; encoded by the coding sequence ATGAGCGAATCGTCCTTGCCCCCCAGTCGCTCGCCAGGTCCCGATGAGGCGACCCTGGCTAAGATTTTGCAGGAATCGCGAAAGATCCGCGGGGTTTCTCTGTGGCAGGACGCCTGGCGGCGACTCCGATGCAATCGGCCGGCGATGTGCTCACTGGTTTTCCTAATCGTCTTGATGTTGGCGGCCATCTTCACACCTCTCTTGCCACTGCAGAGCCCCCTGGACAAGGACCTGAATAACCGTCGTTTTTTGCCACCCAACACGCAGACGGTGGTGCTCGGCGGTCGGGATGGATTGAAGTTCAAAGACGGCCGACTGACCTCCCAACTGGCTCATTACCAAGCGGAGGTAGCTGAGCAGCGGGCTGCGATACTGGCTGATCCAGACGTTAGCAATCGAACTCAGGAACTCGCCAAGTTCGATGCTCGTTCGCGACTTGACCATCCCTTTAACCAGTTGTGGAATGACCTCGGTCCGGTGGCGTTCACGATGTGTCGTATCCGAGTGGCCATCTTTGGTGACTGGACCATTCCGTCTCTGTTCGGAACCGACAAACTTGGGCGAGACCTCCTGGCTCGAGTGTTTTGGGGATCGCGCGTTTCGCTGGTCGTTGGCATTGTGGCCACGATCGTCAGTTTAGTGATCGGCGTGAGTTATGGTGCGATCGCTGGATATTTCGGTGGTGTGACAGATGCGATCATGATGCGGATTGTTGACATGCTGTATTCAATCCCGTTCATCTTTGTGGTCATTTTCCTGGTCACGTTCTTGAGCGAGGACAGCGTCAAGTCTCGGCTAGAATATTATGGGATTCATCAGATCACCATTTTTTATATCATCATCGGTGCGATCTACTGGCTGACGATGTCGCGAGTGGTCCGCGGGCAGGTGTTGTCACTGCGTCATGAACAATTTGTCGAAGCAGCCCGCACGATCGGCGCTTCCCCAATGCGAATTGTGTTCCGGCATCTCGTCCCCAATACGCTCGGTGTGGTCATTGTGTATCTCACGCTGACGATTCCATCGGTGATGTTGTTTGAGGCGTTCTTGTCGTTTCTTGGGCTGGGTGTGGCACCGCCCGACGTTTCGTTAGGGCTGCTGCTTAACGACGGCGTCGAGGCTCTTTCGATTGTCAAGCTGTTTTGGTGGGTGGTGGCATTTCCCGGTGCGGCGTTAGCGCTGACGCTATTCGCATTGAACTTTTTGGGCGACGGACTTCGCGACGCCTTGGACCCCAAAATGAAGAATCGCTCATGA
- a CDS encoding DUF1598 domain-containing protein has protein sequence MRFLRDQSRLRISMPLVLSWMLTLVFATAAIANNDNGTNNNGTNTGGNNVTIGQPIAGVDVDANGVLKMRVVDPRLARQRLMQALRAAEVEDVMKRSELRKVSLNRLEKVIDEHIQSDRPLSDDMLAVAGLTSVQYVFYYPDTQDIVIAGPAEGFVADPTDRFVGIHTGRPTILLEDLATALRAYAPATPPTRVISVSIDPTPEGLARMQKFLRAMGGQANPGDTMRLVQGLKQNLGLQTVTIEGIPAATHFARVLVEADYRMKLIGIGLEQLPVPVRSYVSRTSPQTVAANSMERWYFQPNYDGVSVSEDHLAMRINERGVQLVGEGERVMGNGQRVTAGRTNRASQAFTKEFTDKYPLIASRVRVYAELQQLIDLAIAAAYIQEQDFYAQADWTMPVLGDEAKLPVETYTAPEQVETAVNAIWRGNTLMTPLGGGVSVQPRVALNSEHMEVDETGDNEKMMNTAGPKNLQSGQWWWD, from the coding sequence ATGCGATTCCTTCGTGACCAATCTCGACTTCGCATTTCGATGCCCCTGGTCCTCTCTTGGATGTTGACGCTTGTGTTTGCAACCGCAGCAATCGCCAACAATGATAATGGAACCAATAATAACGGTACAAACACCGGGGGGAACAACGTTACCATTGGTCAGCCGATCGCGGGGGTCGACGTGGATGCCAATGGCGTCTTGAAGATGCGAGTGGTCGATCCTCGATTGGCGCGGCAGCGTTTGATGCAGGCCCTTCGCGCCGCCGAGGTCGAGGATGTGATGAAACGCAGCGAATTACGCAAAGTTTCACTCAATCGTCTGGAGAAGGTGATTGACGAGCACATACAGTCCGACCGTCCGCTCAGCGATGACATGCTTGCTGTCGCTGGTTTAACCAGCGTTCAGTACGTATTCTATTACCCTGACACCCAAGACATCGTCATTGCCGGTCCCGCCGAAGGCTTTGTGGCCGATCCCACGGATCGATTTGTCGGGATCCATACGGGGCGTCCTACCATATTGCTCGAAGATCTGGCGACGGCCCTTCGCGCCTACGCCCCCGCGACCCCACCGACCCGCGTTATCTCAGTCTCCATTGACCCCACCCCAGAAGGCCTCGCCCGCATGCAGAAATTTTTGCGTGCCATGGGCGGCCAGGCCAACCCAGGCGATACGATGCGTTTAGTCCAAGGACTCAAGCAAAACCTGGGTTTGCAGACCGTGACGATCGAAGGCATTCCCGCGGCAACGCATTTTGCTCGCGTCCTCGTCGAAGCTGACTATCGCATGAAATTGATCGGTATCGGACTGGAACAACTCCCCGTCCCCGTCCGGAGTTACGTCTCCCGGACCAGCCCTCAAACCGTGGCAGCGAACTCCATGGAACGGTGGTATTTTCAGCCCAATTACGATGGCGTCTCGGTCAGCGAAGATCATTTGGCAATGCGAATCAATGAGCGTGGCGTGCAGCTGGTGGGCGAAGGCGAACGGGTTATGGGCAACGGCCAACGCGTCACCGCTGGGCGTACGAACCGAGCCAGCCAAGCGTTTACCAAGGAGTTCACGGACAAATACCCCCTGATCGCGAGCCGCGTCCGAGTCTACGCAGAGCTACAGCAACTTATCGATTTGGCCATTGCCGCGGCCTACATTCAAGAGCAAGATTTTTACGCACAGGCCGATTGGACGATGCCGGTTCTGGGTGACGAGGCGAAACTCCCAGTCGAGACCTACACAGCCCCAGAACAAGTCGAAACTGCCGTCAATGCGATCTGGCGTGGCAACACCTTGATGACACCCTTGGGTGGTGGCGTCAGTGTTCAGCCGCGAGTGGCGCTCAACAGCGAGCACATGGAAGTCGATGAAACTGGCGATAACGAGAAAATGATGAACACTGCGGGGCCGAAAAACCTACAATCCGGTCAGTGGTGGTGGGACTGA
- a CDS encoding ABC transporter ATP-binding protein, which yields MRHNSAQAADGNSDASLTDAEPLLSVRDLHVSFKTDEGMVRAVRGVSFDVRPGETVAIVGESGSGKSVTNLAMMGLVPKPPGNIDGGQAIFAGQDLLTLSDHRLQNIRGRHIAMIFQDPMTALNPLMTIEQQLTEMTRLHLGKTRHEARKHAVEMLGLVGITAPEKRLRDYPHQFSGGMRQRVMIAMALSCEPELLIADEPTTALDVTIQAQIMELLADLQARKGTAIVLITHDLGVVAGVADRVLVMYAGRIVEKANVRSLFAMPRHPYTLGLLGSLPNVQSNRDEPLAAIPGQPPDMSVPIVGCSFRDRCQYRFERCQIDDPVLTRRADTSTTESESDSHTAACHAVDVGVEEEVQ from the coding sequence ATGAGGCATAATTCTGCGCAGGCAGCGGACGGGAACTCAGACGCATCGTTAACCGATGCCGAGCCATTGCTAAGCGTTCGCGACCTGCACGTCAGTTTCAAGACCGATGAAGGCATGGTACGCGCCGTGCGCGGCGTCTCGTTCGATGTGCGTCCCGGGGAGACCGTGGCGATTGTGGGCGAGAGCGGAAGTGGCAAGAGCGTGACCAACCTCGCCATGATGGGTTTGGTGCCCAAACCGCCCGGGAACATTGATGGTGGCCAAGCTATTTTTGCAGGCCAGGACCTGCTCACGCTCTCCGATCATCGATTGCAGAACATCCGTGGCCGGCACATTGCGATGATCTTCCAGGATCCCATGACGGCGCTCAATCCGCTCATGACGATCGAGCAACAGTTGACGGAGATGACGCGATTGCACCTGGGCAAGACCCGACACGAGGCCCGCAAACATGCCGTTGAGATGTTGGGTCTTGTCGGCATCACTGCACCCGAAAAGCGACTACGCGATTATCCGCATCAGTTCAGCGGCGGGATGCGGCAGCGTGTGATGATCGCGATGGCATTGTCCTGCGAGCCTGAGTTGCTGATCGCTGACGAACCGACGACGGCGTTGGATGTGACGATTCAGGCTCAGATCATGGAACTGCTGGCTGATTTGCAAGCGAGAAAAGGCACTGCGATTGTATTGATCACGCACGATCTCGGGGTGGTGGCAGGCGTCGCCGACCGGGTACTCGTGATGTACGCCGGACGCATCGTCGAAAAAGCCAATGTGAGGTCGCTGTTCGCCATGCCCCGACATCCCTACACGCTCGGCTTACTCGGCTCGCTACCGAATGTTCAATCCAACCGTGATGAACCCTTAGCTGCCATCCCTGGCCAACCACCAGACATGTCGGTACCGATCGTCGGCTGTTCGTTTCGTGATCGATGCCAGTATCGCTTCGAGCGCTGTCAAATTGATGATCCCGTGCTGACCCGGCGTGCGGATACCTCCACCACCGAGAGCGAGTCCGACTCTCACACGGCCGCCTGTCATGCCGTTGATGTTGGTGTCGAAGAGGAAGTCCAATGA
- a CDS encoding trypsin-like peptidase domain-containing protein, protein MPIRTVCLISLLMAPMVADAQLPDDSPRMSPLVRVIAKVEPAVVALFIPAADNPQHFSSGSATIVHADGYAITNNHVVTGESGYAVLRGKPVRFRVVGRSPEKDLAVIRLRDHQGELPVVPMGHSHDVMNGEMVAVVGNPGGRGTTVTSGIVSSKGTQLSAPSALWATQHDSRFRDDYIQYDAATNRGNSGGALINMDGELIGVVAALIPTEQNSSFAIPIDRVRLLLERIVEPELMHQRHVGVQLNPLADWAIITAVDSDSPAQQAGIHTGDVITKVNGRQLKNPADWLWMLNETLPHGKSINLIVRREKESLPIELTPRKLAAMQSSNPPADESQIEPGLDFAFYDGKFKLLPEFEKLTVSRSGTVETIDLEQIQGDQEDYFAVRLSGFLKIDQAGLYRLSLTSDDGSRLWLNDELFIDHDGNHPAMTLSRLARMAPGLHPLEIEYFEGYGANVLELKLERIDGEASGETTPLFKRAVP, encoded by the coding sequence ATGCCGATTCGAACTGTCTGTTTGATTTCGCTCCTGATGGCGCCCATGGTCGCCGATGCTCAGCTGCCCGACGATTCTCCGCGAATGTCGCCGTTAGTCCGGGTGATTGCAAAGGTTGAGCCCGCGGTCGTGGCGTTGTTTATCCCTGCGGCCGATAATCCGCAGCATTTCTCATCTGGTAGTGCGACCATCGTTCACGCTGACGGATACGCAATTACGAATAATCACGTTGTCACGGGCGAGAGTGGATACGCGGTTTTGCGAGGCAAACCAGTGCGATTCCGCGTCGTTGGCCGCTCCCCCGAGAAGGACCTCGCCGTGATCCGGCTCCGTGACCATCAAGGTGAGCTACCCGTCGTCCCGATGGGCCACAGTCATGATGTCATGAACGGGGAGATGGTCGCAGTCGTCGGCAATCCGGGCGGCCGCGGCACCACGGTCACTTCCGGTATTGTGAGCTCAAAGGGAACGCAGCTCAGCGCGCCGAGTGCCTTGTGGGCAACCCAGCACGACTCGCGCTTTCGCGATGATTACATCCAGTATGACGCTGCCACCAATCGGGGCAATTCAGGCGGGGCGTTGATCAACATGGACGGTGAGTTGATCGGTGTGGTCGCCGCACTGATCCCAACGGAACAGAATTCGAGCTTCGCGATCCCGATTGACCGAGTCAGATTGCTGCTCGAACGCATTGTTGAGCCTGAGTTGATGCATCAACGCCACGTTGGCGTGCAACTCAATCCGCTAGCAGATTGGGCCATCATCACCGCCGTCGATTCTGACTCACCCGCTCAGCAGGCGGGGATCCATACCGGTGATGTGATCACGAAAGTGAACGGTCGCCAGCTCAAGAATCCCGCAGATTGGTTGTGGATGCTCAACGAAACGCTACCCCACGGCAAGTCGATCAACCTGATCGTCCGCCGTGAGAAAGAATCGCTGCCGATTGAATTGACTCCACGGAAACTCGCGGCGATGCAGTCGAGCAACCCGCCGGCGGACGAATCCCAAATCGAACCTGGTTTGGATTTCGCGTTCTATGACGGCAAGTTCAAACTGCTGCCTGAATTTGAGAAGTTAACAGTGTCGCGATCCGGGACCGTCGAAACGATCGACCTGGAGCAAATCCAAGGCGACCAGGAAGACTATTTTGCGGTCAGGCTCAGCGGATTTCTGAAAATCGATCAGGCGGGTCTGTATCGCCTGAGTTTGACATCGGACGATGGCAGTCGATTGTGGCTCAACGATGAACTATTCATTGACCACGACGGCAATCATCCAGCGATGACACTTAGCCGGCTGGCTCGCATGGCGCCGGGACTACACCCGCTCGAAATCGAGTACTTTGAGGGCTACGGCGCGAACGTGTTGGAGCTGAAACTGGAACGAATCGATGGCGAAGCCTCCGGGGAAACGACGCCGTTATTCAAGCGGGCTGTGCCGTGA